One window from the genome of Bdellovibrio sp. NC01 encodes:
- a CDS encoding D-alanine--D-alanine ligase family protein produces MKKTIALIFGGKSAEHEVSLRSAKNIADALDKDLFSPVFIGISKQGSWYRFANNDVFKNITIDDTHLPAEAEPVALIALKGAPVLYSLKDQSKTTVDCAFPILHGTMGEDGTIQGLFKMVQLPFVGCGVWSSAAGMDKEVMKRLLEQAGIPSARYMLLTPYKDTSYEEIVAKLGTPFFIKPANAGSSVGVHKVKSASDFAVNLKDAFQFDNKVLAEEFIKGRELECSVMGLNHKPKASLPGEVIPQHDFYSYEAKYVDDNGALIEIPAKLNGDETKRMQTLAEKTFHVMGCDGLTRVDGFLRPNGDIYINEINTIPGFTKISMYPKMWEASGVSYKELITSLINLAFEKFEIESKLKTSYLE; encoded by the coding sequence ATGAAAAAGACAATCGCACTTATTTTCGGTGGTAAATCTGCAGAGCACGAAGTATCTCTTCGCTCTGCTAAAAACATTGCAGATGCTTTGGATAAAGATCTTTTCTCGCCTGTATTTATCGGGATCAGCAAACAAGGTAGCTGGTACCGTTTCGCGAATAACGACGTATTTAAAAATATCACGATCGACGACACGCACTTGCCTGCTGAGGCAGAACCGGTTGCGTTGATCGCCTTGAAAGGTGCTCCAGTACTTTACTCTTTGAAAGATCAAAGTAAAACGACTGTCGACTGCGCCTTCCCTATCTTGCACGGAACAATGGGTGAAGATGGTACGATCCAAGGTTTGTTCAAAATGGTGCAATTGCCATTCGTTGGTTGCGGCGTTTGGTCGTCTGCTGCTGGCATGGACAAAGAAGTGATGAAACGTCTTTTGGAACAAGCTGGTATCCCAAGTGCACGTTACATGTTGCTGACTCCGTACAAAGATACCTCTTATGAAGAGATCGTTGCCAAATTGGGAACTCCATTCTTCATCAAGCCTGCAAACGCGGGTTCTTCCGTGGGCGTTCACAAAGTGAAGTCAGCATCTGATTTCGCTGTGAACTTGAAAGACGCTTTCCAATTCGACAATAAAGTTTTGGCGGAAGAATTCATCAAAGGCCGCGAACTTGAATGTTCGGTCATGGGCTTGAATCACAAACCAAAAGCTTCATTGCCTGGTGAAGTGATCCCGCAACACGATTTCTATTCTTACGAAGCGAAATACGTAGATGATAACGGGGCCTTGATCGAAATTCCTGCGAAGCTTAATGGCGACGAAACAAAACGCATGCAAACTTTGGCAGAAAAGACTTTCCACGTGATGGGTTGCGATGGTTTGACTCGCGTAGATGGTTTCCTTCGTCCAAATGGCGATATCTACATCAACGAAATCAACACAATCCCTGGTTTCACGAAAATTTCCATGTATCCAAAAATGTGGGAAGCTTCAGGCGTTTCTTATAAAGAGTTGATCACATCATTAATCAACTTGGCTTTTGAGAAATTTGAAATCGAAAGCAAATTGAAAACAAGTTATCTAGAATAG
- the elbB gene encoding isoprenoid biosynthesis glyoxalase ElbB: MKKIAVVLSGSGYLDGSEITEAVSLLIALNQAGAEVSCFAPEVELSVVNHIDGKATGEKRSVLVEAARIARGHVQSLSKLHAKDFDAVAFPGGFGAAKNLCNWAEKGAKCDVNPEAERVIMDFFNASKPIGAICIAPALIARVLGKQKVTVTIGEDAGTIAEILKTGAQHEECPVDDYITDRETKVVSTPAYMYGDAKPNQVFAGIFGLAHELVEWA; encoded by the coding sequence ATGAAAAAAATCGCTGTTGTCCTTTCTGGTTCTGGTTACTTAGACGGAAGCGAAATCACTGAAGCCGTAAGTCTTCTTATTGCTCTAAATCAAGCTGGTGCTGAAGTTTCGTGCTTTGCTCCAGAAGTCGAATTGTCAGTTGTAAATCACATCGATGGTAAAGCCACAGGCGAAAAACGTTCTGTGTTGGTTGAAGCGGCCCGCATTGCTCGCGGTCACGTTCAATCACTTTCAAAACTTCACGCAAAAGATTTTGATGCCGTGGCATTCCCAGGTGGCTTCGGTGCCGCTAAGAATCTTTGCAACTGGGCTGAAAAAGGTGCGAAGTGCGATGTGAATCCTGAAGCGGAACGCGTGATCATGGATTTCTTCAACGCAAGCAAGCCGATCGGCGCCATCTGTATCGCTCCCGCTTTGATCGCTCGTGTTCTTGGCAAACAAAAAGTCACAGTGACGATCGGTGAAGACGCAGGAACAATCGCAGAGATTTTGAAAACCGGCGCCCAACACGAAGAATGTCCCGTTGATGATTACATCACGGATCGCGAAACAAAAGTCGTTTCAACTCCGGCATACATGTACGGCGATGCAAAACCAAACCAAGTCTTCGCAGGCATTTTCGGTTTGGCGCATGAATTGGTTGAGTGGGCTTAA
- a CDS encoding GNAT family N-acetyltransferase: protein MEGPRSPREAELPQVLDFLNKKLRSEAPWSIAAEYPTAFTANNLHNMRIISDEERVLSHAVMKPLIIKSPHVIFKVGAIGSVVTDDQHRGQGLSTRVINDCLKLATEQSCDIAILWTDLFDFYRKMGFELAGSEISFIIDEEFDVPTSNLRFSTDSKVSPDAIYRLYSSHSVNSVRTIEETRKFLAIPETKVYTAWEANGQLAAYAIEGKGVDLGGYIHEWGGSVSKLMALFSFIRTHKAQPYTIIVPKHATNLIEQLKAKPVMMNQGFLGMIKFVNFDQLAAKIKRAFRAEGVADIVLEKHPDNFVFGCGQDLYTINNETDMVRLLFGPVDYRALGIFKEETVQKFEKVLPLNLWVWGWDSI from the coding sequence ATGGAAGGACCTCGTTCGCCGCGGGAAGCTGAGTTACCGCAAGTTCTAGATTTCCTTAATAAAAAACTTCGTTCTGAAGCTCCTTGGTCGATTGCAGCGGAATACCCTACAGCGTTTACAGCTAACAACTTGCACAATATGCGCATTATCTCGGATGAAGAAAGAGTGCTTTCACACGCCGTGATGAAACCGCTTATCATCAAATCTCCCCATGTAATTTTTAAAGTGGGCGCCATCGGTTCCGTCGTTACCGACGATCAACACCGTGGGCAAGGCTTAAGCACACGCGTGATTAATGACTGTTTAAAACTGGCGACAGAGCAGTCTTGTGATATCGCGATTCTTTGGACAGACCTTTTCGATTTCTATCGCAAAATGGGTTTTGAACTGGCCGGTAGCGAAATCAGTTTCATTATCGATGAAGAGTTCGATGTTCCGACTTCAAACTTACGATTCTCTACGGATTCAAAAGTTTCTCCGGATGCTATCTATCGTCTTTATTCCTCGCACTCAGTGAATTCCGTGCGCACGATTGAAGAAACTCGCAAATTCTTGGCGATCCCTGAAACAAAAGTCTACACAGCTTGGGAGGCAAACGGTCAATTAGCGGCCTATGCAATCGAAGGCAAAGGTGTGGATTTAGGTGGTTACATTCATGAATGGGGCGGCTCTGTTTCTAAGTTGATGGCTTTGTTTAGCTTCATTCGTACCCACAAAGCTCAACCGTATACGATCATTGTTCCTAAACATGCGACGAACTTGATTGAGCAATTGAAAGCGAAGCCTGTGATGATGAATCAAGGCTTCTTGGGCATGATCAAATTCGTCAACTTCGATCAATTGGCGGCAAAAATCAAACGCGCCTTCCGTGCTGAAGGTGTTGCTGACATCGTTCTGGAAAAACATCCCGATAATTTTGTTTTCGGTTGTGGCCAGGATCTTTACACGATCAACAATGAAACGGACATGGTTCGCTTGTTATTCGGTCCGGTTGATTACCGTGCGCTTGGCATCTTCAAAGAAGAAACTGTACAAAAATTTGAAAAAGTTTTGCCGTTGAACTTATGGGTCTGGGGATGGGATTCGATATGA
- a CDS encoding ferredoxin, giving the protein MAEKSQSWKENKPGKMFVDQSCIACDACVLTAPNNFSMHEEDGHAFVTKQPGTPEEEALCKEAMEGCPVEAIGNDGDE; this is encoded by the coding sequence ATGGCAGAGAAAAGTCAAAGCTGGAAAGAAAATAAGCCCGGCAAAATGTTCGTCGATCAATCATGCATTGCTTGCGATGCTTGCGTATTGACGGCTCCTAATAACTTCTCAATGCATGAAGAAGACGGCCACGCTTTCGTGACAAAGCAACCAGGAACACCTGAAGAAGAAGCTCTTTGTAAAGAAGCGATGGAAGGTTGTCCCGTAGAGGCTATCGGCAACGATGGCGACGAGTAA